The bacterium genome contains a region encoding:
- the pheS gene encoding phenylalanine--tRNA ligase subunit alpha: protein MKTIEQLKQEAIADIEPAQSVAALDEVSIKYLGRAKGLFGDLMKTIPQLPAEERPLFGKRLNEAKQELEALIEARREDLATKESKLRLTAEQVDNTLPGRLSRFGYKHILTQTEDRVRAALIGLGFEFVDGPEVEEYKYNFDALNYPEDHPAMDEQNSFYVDSDHLLRTQTTAVQGRILEHRKPPLRIATIGRCFRYEAVDATHSFAFHQVDAFMVDEGVSMANLKGTLGQFARLMFGPKVQVRFRPDFFPFVEPGVDYSITCIFCGGSGCQVCKKSGWIELGGAGLMHPNILEHYGIDTERYSGFAFGLGVERIPMLQYGIDDLRLFLENNLQFLSQFAE from the coding sequence ATGAAGACAATTGAGCAGCTAAAACAAGAAGCGATTGCAGATATCGAACCTGCACAATCAGTGGCAGCTCTCGATGAGGTTTCTATCAAATACCTTGGCAGGGCCAAAGGCTTGTTTGGCGACTTGATGAAGACGATCCCCCAACTTCCTGCTGAAGAACGTCCTCTATTTGGGAAGCGCTTAAACGAAGCAAAGCAAGAACTCGAAGCTTTGATTGAAGCACGCAGAGAGGATCTCGCTACCAAAGAAAGTAAGCTACGGCTCACCGCTGAACAAGTTGACAATACCCTTCCCGGTCGCTTATCAAGATTTGGCTACAAACATATTCTCACACAAACTGAAGATAGAGTTCGAGCTGCATTGATTGGTCTTGGTTTTGAATTCGTCGATGGGCCGGAAGTGGAAGAATATAAATATAACTTCGATGCTCTCAATTATCCGGAAGACCACCCTGCGATGGATGAACAGAACTCGTTCTATGTGGATTCAGACCACCTTTTAAGAACCCAAACGACTGCTGTCCAGGGACGTATCCTCGAACATCGCAAACCACCACTGCGTATTGCCACCATCGGACGATGCTTCCGTTATGAAGCTGTTGATGCCACCCATTCATTCGCTTTCCATCAGGTTGATGCCTTTATGGTTGATGAAGGGGTTAGCATGGCGAACCTAAAGGGTACACTCGGCCAGTTTGCGCGCTTGATGTTCGGACCAAAGGTTCAAGTTAGATTTAGACCTGACTTCTTCCCCTTTGTTGAGCCGGGGGTCGATTATTCGATTACCTGCATCTTCTGTGGGGGAAGCGGCTGTCAGGTATGTAAAAAAAGCGGTTGGATTGAACTCGGTGGCGCTGGTTTGATGCATCCTAATATCCTAGAACATTATGGAATCGATACCGAACGCTACAGCGGCTTCGCGTTCGGGCTTGGCGTGGAACGTATCCCGATGCTGCAATATGGTATCGATGATTTACGACTATTTTTAGAGAATAACCTTCAATTCCTTTCCCAATTTGCGGAGTAA
- the rplT gene encoding 50S ribosomal protein L20, which translates to MARVKRGISKHKHHKKIIDRAEGYWGGKRKLYKSANEQVMKSLMYAYIDRRNKKRDFRRLWITRISAACRILGVRYNEFMHGMTISGIIIDRKVLADLAINDSDAFKALVERVSPTTTGAV; encoded by the coding sequence ATGGCACGCGTTAAACGCGGGATTAGTAAGCATAAGCATCATAAGAAAATTATCGATCGCGCCGAAGGATATTGGGGCGGTAAGCGTAAGCTGTATAAGTCAGCAAACGAGCAGGTGATGAAGAGCCTGATGTACGCATACATCGATCGACGCAACAAGAAGCGTGACTTCCGACGTCTTTGGATCACGCGTATTTCTGCAGCATGCCGAATTCTTGGCGTGCGTTATAACGAGTTTATGCACGGAATGACTATCAGTGGCATTATCATTGATAGAAAAGTGTTAGCCGATTTGGCTATAAATGACTCGGACGCTTTCAAGGCGCTAGTAGAGAGGGTTTCACCTACAACAACCGGCGCTGTCTAA